The following proteins come from a genomic window of Nothobranchius furzeri strain GRZ-AD chromosome 1, NfurGRZ-RIMD1, whole genome shotgun sequence:
- the dram1 gene encoding DNA damage-regulated autophagy modulator protein 1 isoform X2, protein MFWFRQGLCFLPAFLVSWSSATFIISFVFAVYRRDIDVIFPYISDTGATPPESCLFGLMTIISAFAGTATVYTRYKLVEKQIEENNLVKPGLNEASLWLGIISCFGMCVVATFQETAVRWAHDLGALLFFSTGIIYIILQSVMSFKVYPYNTSKSVLLVRTGLTLFAVIAFFPTVICAFYPNSTSKMHWHRGDKSYSSHLASSISEWIVAFSFVFYFYTYIDDFKLFTMRVRTECEW, encoded by the exons ATGTTTTGGTTCAGACAAGGTCTCTGCTTCCTGCCTGCGTTTCTGGTCTCCTGGTCCTCCGCCACGTTCATCATCTCTTTTGTTTTTGCTGTTTATCGACGCGACATCGATGTGATCTTCCCCTACATCAG TGACACGGGTGCAACCCCACCAGAGAGTTGCCTTTTTGGCCTGATGACTATTATTTCTGCATTTGCAG GAACAGCCACCGTATACACCAGATACAAGCTGGTGGAGAAGCAGATTGAGGAGAATAATTTGGTGAAACCGGGCCTAAACGAAGCCTCCCTTTGGTTAGGGATTATTTCCTGTTTTGGGATGTGTGTTGTTGCAACTTTTCAG gaaaCAGCGGTGAGGTGGGCTCATGATTTAGGAGCGTTGCTGTTCTTTTCCACTGGAATCATCTACATAATCCTCCAGTCAGTGATGTCATTTAAAGTCTATCCATACAACACCTCCAAGAGTGTGCTTCTAGTGCGTACAGGACTCACACTTTTTGCTGTGATTGCTTTTTTCCCCA CTGTGATTTGCGCATTCTACCCTAACTCTACTAGTAAAATGCACTGGCACAGAGGTGATAAG AGCTACAGCTCCCACTTGGCTAGCTCCATCTCTGAGTGGATTGTTGCCTTCAGCTTTGTCTTCTATTTTTACACATATATCGACGATTTCAAA TTGTTTACCATGCGAGTGAGAACAGAGTGTGAATGGTAG
- the LOC107386137 gene encoding uncharacterized protein isoform X2, translating into MNCNDQSSGLAVLRFAANMFLPGKPAYEMYTSHPDWAPSLHLGHTEVKPTNTARYERRESRKRPKTESKPVVDETVIDDPGDLIPPVETPPPEDEPDQKPITECDFCQLRRDEINRLLEENRALKCELSQRKLDEHFLKDDHVKVKYYTGLPHFEVLMGLLARVEPYVTQRSKILSPFQMLFLTLVRLRLNLPMQHIAHIFSVERTTASKTFSKVINVLHARISPLINWPGRDAMRATMPSQFVEAFGERGVVILDCFEIFTQNQSTLKPQAQSHSHHKLGTTMKYLVGVTPQGSISFVSKGRAGYVSNKDITDSCGVLDKLLPGDLVFAGRGFDTKNKVGQVCAEVKIYAFTNGQLETRDVESTKKTAHLRIHAKRLFGIVSKSYAILSSEVPIHMVLPCEEEDVTFLDKVVSVCCVLTNMSPIILLK; encoded by the exons atgaactgcaatgatcaatcaagcggactagcagtcctcagatttgcagcgaacatgtttttaccgg gAAAACCAGCTTATGAAATGTATACCTCTCATCCGGATTGGGCACCATCGCTTCACTTGGGCCACACTGAGGTTAAGCCCACAAATACTGCACGATATGAAAGAAGGGAATCAAGAAAACGTCCAAAGACTGAGAGTAAACCAGTGGTGGATGAGACAGTGATAGATGACCCAGGTGACCTTATCCCACCAG TGGAAACACCTCCACCAGAGGATGAACCTGACCAGAAACCGATAACAGAATGTGACTTCTGTCAGCTTCGGCGTGATGAAATCAACCGGCTGCTGGAAGAGAACAGGGCCCTGAAATGTGAGCTAAGCCAGAGAAAACTGGATGAACATTTCCTGAAGGATGACCACGTCAAAGTGAAGTACTACACTGGACTTCCACACTTTGAAGTTCTCATGGGTCTTCTAGCCAGGGTTGAACCATACGTGACACAGCGCAGTAAAATCCTTTCACCTTTTCAGATGCTCTTCCTGACTCTCGTGCGCCTTCGACTAAATTTACCAATGCAGCACATTGCCCACATCTTTAGTGTTGAGAGAACAACTGCTTCCAAGACTTTTAGTAAGGTCATAAATGTTTTGCATGCACGCATCAGCCCATTGATTAACTGGCCAGGGCGAGATGCTATGCGTGCAACTATGCCCAGTCAGTTTGTGGAGGCCTTTGGGGAGCGTGGCGTTGTTATTCTTGACTGCTTCGAGATTTTCACACAGAATCAGTCAACACTTAAACCTCAAGCTCAGTCACATTCCCACCACAAGCTGGGCACAACTATGAAGTACCTTGTCGGTGTTACACCGCAGGGTTCCATTTCGTTCGTTTCCAAGGGGCGTGCGGGGTATGTCAGTAATAAGGACATAACTGATAGTTGTGGTGTTCTGGACAAATTATTACCTGGAGATTTGGTGTTCGCTGGCCGCGGCTTTGACACAAAGAACAAGGTGGGACAGGTGTGTGCGGAGGTGAAGATCTACGCCTTCACAAATGGACAGCTGGAAACAAGAGATGTGGAGAGCACAAAGAAAACTGCCCACCTCAGAATTCATGCGAAAAGGTTGTTTGGAATCGTTAGCAAAAGTTACGCTATTTTGTCATCAGAAGTACCAATTCACATGGTGTTGCCATGCGAGGAGGAAGACGTGACATTCCTTGACAAGGTTGTGTCTGTATGTTGTGTTCTGACAAACATGAGCCCGATTATTCTGCTGAAATAA
- the dram1 gene encoding DNA damage-regulated autophagy modulator protein 1 isoform X1, translating into MFWFRQGLCFLPAFLVSWSSATFIISFVFAVYRRDIDVIFPYISDTGATPPESCLFGLMTIISAFAGTATVYTRYKLVEKQIEENNLVKPGLNEASLWLGIISCFGMCVVATFQETAVRWAHDLGALLFFSTGIIYIILQSVMSFKVYPYNTSKSVLLVRTGLTLFAVIAFFPTVICAFYPNSTSKMHWHRGDKSYSSHLASSISEWIVAFSFVFYFYTYIDDFKVSISSPKLKCYLFPFICFPKSLSSLFPTVVYHASENRV; encoded by the exons ATGTTTTGGTTCAGACAAGGTCTCTGCTTCCTGCCTGCGTTTCTGGTCTCCTGGTCCTCCGCCACGTTCATCATCTCTTTTGTTTTTGCTGTTTATCGACGCGACATCGATGTGATCTTCCCCTACATCAG TGACACGGGTGCAACCCCACCAGAGAGTTGCCTTTTTGGCCTGATGACTATTATTTCTGCATTTGCAG GAACAGCCACCGTATACACCAGATACAAGCTGGTGGAGAAGCAGATTGAGGAGAATAATTTGGTGAAACCGGGCCTAAACGAAGCCTCCCTTTGGTTAGGGATTATTTCCTGTTTTGGGATGTGTGTTGTTGCAACTTTTCAG gaaaCAGCGGTGAGGTGGGCTCATGATTTAGGAGCGTTGCTGTTCTTTTCCACTGGAATCATCTACATAATCCTCCAGTCAGTGATGTCATTTAAAGTCTATCCATACAACACCTCCAAGAGTGTGCTTCTAGTGCGTACAGGACTCACACTTTTTGCTGTGATTGCTTTTTTCCCCA CTGTGATTTGCGCATTCTACCCTAACTCTACTAGTAAAATGCACTGGCACAGAGGTGATAAG AGCTACAGCTCCCACTTGGCTAGCTCCATCTCTGAGTGGATTGTTGCCTTCAGCTTTGTCTTCTATTTTTACACATATATCGACGATTTCAAAGTGAGTATCAGTTCTCCTAAATTAAAGTGCTATTTGTTTCCTTTTATATGCTTTCCAAAAAGTCTTTCCTCCCTATTTCCTACAGTTGTTTACCATGCGAGTGAGAACAGAGTGTGA
- the LOC107386137 gene encoding uncharacterized protein isoform X1 — MCQLTASKTAQHMTDHQRRNRCAVSTFRYYIAPWWKGLGNGTYLRHRLARPPCWKPRRLFLRSAARSVSHLHLIGYINYSIMVTSCCVAGCKSATHDRKKNKLEHGITFHRFPAWRHNQGELVSDITKSRRLAWVAAVRRPNITFHSIPVSMRVCCLHFHSGKPAYEMYTSHPDWAPSLHLGHTEVKPTNTARYERRESRKRPKTESKPVVDETVIDDPGDLIPPVETPPPEDEPDQKPITECDFCQLRRDEINRLLEENRALKCELSQRKLDEHFLKDDHVKVKYYTGLPHFEVLMGLLARVEPYVTQRSKILSPFQMLFLTLVRLRLNLPMQHIAHIFSVERTTASKTFSKVINVLHARISPLINWPGRDAMRATMPSQFVEAFGERGVVILDCFEIFTQNQSTLKPQAQSHSHHKLGTTMKYLVGVTPQGSISFVSKGRAGYVSNKDITDSCGVLDKLLPGDLVFAGRGFDTKNKVGQVCAEVKIYAFTNGQLETRDVESTKKTAHLRIHAKRLFGIVSKSYAILSSEVPIHMVLPCEEEDVTFLDKVVSVCCVLTNMSPIILLK; from the exons ATGTGTCAGCTGACCGCCAGCAAGACGGCGCAGCACATGACAGACCACCAACGGAGGAATCGCTGCGCTGTTTCCACGTTCAGATATTATATCGCCCCCTGGTGGAAAGGGCTTGGGAACGGAACATATCTTCGTCATCGCCTGGCGCGCCCGCCATGTTGGAAGCCTCGTCGCTTGTTTCTTCGGTCAGCAGCGCGCTCAGTCTCTCACCTTCATTTGATCGGTTACATTAATTACTCAATCATGGTAACTAGTTGCTGTGTTGCGGGGTGCAAGAGCGCAACCCATGatagaaagaaaaataaattggAACACGGAATCACTTTTCaccgttttcctgcttggagaCATAACCAAGGAGAGCTAGTATCCGACATAACAAAGTCTCGTCGGCTCGCTTGGGTTGCTGCTGTAAGGCgaccaaacatcacctttcacagtATCCCGGTCTCGATGAGGGTGTGTTGTCTGCATTTTCATTCAG gAAAACCAGCTTATGAAATGTATACCTCTCATCCGGATTGGGCACCATCGCTTCACTTGGGCCACACTGAGGTTAAGCCCACAAATACTGCACGATATGAAAGAAGGGAATCAAGAAAACGTCCAAAGACTGAGAGTAAACCAGTGGTGGATGAGACAGTGATAGATGACCCAGGTGACCTTATCCCACCAG TGGAAACACCTCCACCAGAGGATGAACCTGACCAGAAACCGATAACAGAATGTGACTTCTGTCAGCTTCGGCGTGATGAAATCAACCGGCTGCTGGAAGAGAACAGGGCCCTGAAATGTGAGCTAAGCCAGAGAAAACTGGATGAACATTTCCTGAAGGATGACCACGTCAAAGTGAAGTACTACACTGGACTTCCACACTTTGAAGTTCTCATGGGTCTTCTAGCCAGGGTTGAACCATACGTGACACAGCGCAGTAAAATCCTTTCACCTTTTCAGATGCTCTTCCTGACTCTCGTGCGCCTTCGACTAAATTTACCAATGCAGCACATTGCCCACATCTTTAGTGTTGAGAGAACAACTGCTTCCAAGACTTTTAGTAAGGTCATAAATGTTTTGCATGCACGCATCAGCCCATTGATTAACTGGCCAGGGCGAGATGCTATGCGTGCAACTATGCCCAGTCAGTTTGTGGAGGCCTTTGGGGAGCGTGGCGTTGTTATTCTTGACTGCTTCGAGATTTTCACACAGAATCAGTCAACACTTAAACCTCAAGCTCAGTCACATTCCCACCACAAGCTGGGCACAACTATGAAGTACCTTGTCGGTGTTACACCGCAGGGTTCCATTTCGTTCGTTTCCAAGGGGCGTGCGGGGTATGTCAGTAATAAGGACATAACTGATAGTTGTGGTGTTCTGGACAAATTATTACCTGGAGATTTGGTGTTCGCTGGCCGCGGCTTTGACACAAAGAACAAGGTGGGACAGGTGTGTGCGGAGGTGAAGATCTACGCCTTCACAAATGGACAGCTGGAAACAAGAGATGTGGAGAGCACAAAGAAAACTGCCCACCTCAGAATTCATGCGAAAAGGTTGTTTGGAATCGTTAGCAAAAGTTACGCTATTTTGTCATCAGAAGTACCAATTCACATGGTGTTGCCATGCGAGGAGGAAGACGTGACATTCCTTGACAAGGTTGTGTCTGTATGTTGTGTTCTGACAAACATGAGCCCGATTATTCTGCTGAAATAA